The genomic interval GGGTCCGatgtttttttcttaattttttttttatattttttggaacacgggtccgatggtccccatatgggtccgatggtcggaccatcggacccaaatttttttttgaatttttttattttttttaaaatttttttaatataaggtCCGATcggtggggtccgatggtcggaccaatcggaccctacgggatttttttttaatctattattattttttatttattattattaatttattttatattgatttattatttgtgttattagttatttttttattaataattattagttattaattattattttagttaatgtttTAAGAAACGAAGAGAGACTGATTTAACAAAGACGAAGAGAGAGGATGAGAGAGGCTGATTTCAAATGAGAggggtagtttaggaaaattGGTAAAATGGTCATATATTACCAATTTTAATAACTTTGCATTTAGGGGAAAAATTTTTGGGTAATGTAAGCAtattaattcaaatttcccttattaTATTAGTaactaaatagtttttttttttctaaaattaggaaaaaaaaatatatgcattAAAGAGTagattacaataattttttttaggatcAATCGAGTAACGACGTGACCAaacattattttaaagttacaaaaatggatagaaaatgagagagagataAAAAAGAGAAACACATGCATATAAAAAGTATTGAAAAATACCAAACAATGAAAAACTTAAACGTAAGTAAAATTTAACAAAGTTATATGTGATAACTATATCAAAAATAGGGCATAATATGTAAAATTTCCTTTTCAAGgtctattacaaaaataataataataaaaaaaaaatcaaggtcCATTACTTTCATTTTTAACCGAAATTCTGTTCTTTGTAATTGTATCATAGTTTTCCCAATTCAAATTTTGTACCATTTAAATTAGGGAATCATCTTCTTTATAATGcatttaattatgatttttaaatGGGAATTATGTTTTTATGATtcttaagtttgtaaatatatgactatgttttttataaaaaaaatattttatgaaaaaaatttgaaaaaacatacaaattatgaaaaaaatgataacATAAGATACATGGTTGCCGCCTTAATAACTGGTTATCTCCTTAGTTATCATAAAGGTACCTAATTACCATTacctaattttttcatgggaaaacttacaaaaatactgaaatttgggttaacttttacaaaaatactgtcacacgaaaaagttttcaaaaatacttatttttataaaacaccagtaaaatacaaaacagaacaactcaaaacaacagtagaacagtACACTGCAGTgtaaaacttataaaaaatacagtaaaaaagtaaaaattgccgcttgacagtatttttgtaaaaaaataacaaaagttagtatactatgtaaatttccctaattcttaacctattttttttttttcaattttcctaTAAAATAAGCGTTTTGGAAACAAAGTCACatttttacacaaaaaaaatattaaaacccAAAAAGTTTGCAATTTCCTGTATAAATGATTCATATTTAGTTTTTGTATGTTAGAACGTGAAGACAATTATaacatttttcttcttttaataaaatttcatataccAAGTGCTCGAGAGAAATTACCGCAAGCTATATAAAAAGCTTCAATTGAAAGATTAGTAAAACATAAAATGTTGATGCTTTATATGGAACGCAAGCAATACATTTGTTTAAAATGAATAAATCCCGATTGTCACATGAATAATCCTCCATTACAGTCCTCTTCTCAGTAATGACAAACAACTAAAGAGCATTTACAATTTCATAAAAAAGACCAACACTGCTGTGAGTTGAAACAGCTAAGGCAGATTGTCTCCAACTTTTCTGTCATCTGAAGCATTACTACCACCTTCAATCTGCATAAGTGAAAAATAGAATAACATAATATACTGTTGAAGAAATAGCAATCTTTGCCACGTCTATTTTGAGCCTTTTAAAAGTAGTACTACTGTAGTTTACACAAAGTTCAACAATGTGAATTGGCGGGGCAAATGCTACCTGTTTAGTTTTTCCATGAGCAGACATTATCTCGTAGAACTTCCGCATCAACATTTCTTCCTCTACCTGTAAGTTGTAGATGTCAAATTAGCACGAAGTTAGGTTCGTTCAATGCAATTGTGAAGCGAATTTTCTGGATGAAATAATTCTACTGTCAATAGAAAGTTGCAAGAATAAAACACTGGTTAAAATCCTTAAGACAAGGTTTAATAGAATGACCACAAGTTTTGAGGGTAAACATGAAATAGTGTCCTTAAATCTTCTCGAATGAGTGTTAGGAAAAACCAAGAAACCACATTCCCTTTTAACAAAGTATATACAAATCAACATGAAGAAACACAACTGTAAGAGTAAGCAAGCGAACAATGCTAAAGGGGCAGCACAAACAAAGCTGCAAATTCAATCAACCCTTTACCTTTTTTGGGTATGCAACAAACCTCTAGTAGTGTTGGAAGCTGAGTACTTGTGGTGCCCTTTGTATTGGATACATAATTATAGAGTGGACAGTTGACAAAATTAAATGTCCTAAGGTTTAATCCATTGAATTTTATCTTTGTTTCTTTTCTTGCAATCTCATTTTGttcttttatttcaaatttaccGTTTCTCAAGTATAATAATCGATTTCCAAATATAATTAAAGCTGAAAACAATTGATAATTTGTAATCAATCCTCCTAGAAACATAatctattttcattattattacttGTTTACAATATGTATACCTGCATACATAAATTTCACAACATTAAGTAAATAGATGCACAGCAATTATCATCTTTTTTTAACCTATAATACTAAAAGGGAATAAATCTTAGAAAGTGAATACAAGAAAAGTTGCATATCTCTATCACAAATTAGTTTTTTGCAAAACTTAAAAACTTGTTGAAATAGGCCAATAAGTGTCCTATAAAGTGTAATTGTAAATTATCAATCTTTTTCAAATCAATTAAATTAAGTAGGCAAAACCAAGACAAGTTAAAGGTAAATTGAGGACCAACCTGAAGTTTATGTAGTTCATGTGACATTGATCTATAGGCTTCCATTAAGAGTTCACTTTGCTTTTCCAAATGCCTGCAAAGCCAGTAAATTAAATGTGATGTGAGCACACCAATGCATAAGTATAACTTAGTCAAAACTTCTTCAAAAGAAAACCTTACTTGAAAACATCTCCTGTGTGCCTTGGGTCCATTTCAATTGGGGAAGTGAGAACCGTAGAAACTCTAGTTTCGTTTTGAATTACTCTAAACAATTTGACAGTTGAATGGATTGTGACTCCTTCGTTCTATAAACAGAAAAATGAAATTAGCATTGATCAAAATCAATTGGTGTCTTTGCTATATAAAGGACTAAAACGAGAAGAAAGTGATGATGTGAACATGATGAATAAGAAGTTTTGTTTATACAATGCTGACCAAAATTATAGTACCACATTCCTAAGAAACAATATTACTTGTACCAAAACTAACCACACCCTCCAACATTTCAAATTCAAGCTCATTACATACACAATGGGAAGAATTGCTGATAGAAAATTATTTGTCCTTGAAGAACTTAAACAAGAAAATGCAGTTGTCCAAACTTACAAATGAAAAGACCATGTTAATATCTTAAAGAACAGTGAATATGGATTTATATATGATGAAATAttgtaaattaaaataaaacaattagtcatttttgtttctttatcTTATCAAGAACTTGATACAAAACCAACCAAACTCACTCACTCAAATATCAACAAAATCACTTCCATTTGACATTTTACCGAATTCTTTTTATGAGAAAGTAGGCTCAGACGTCTATTTAAGCATTAGTTATATGGTCAAATTTCCTAGAACCATGAAAGTAATCTACGTTGTTTACTTCCAAATTATATTCTGTATGATCTTTTCCATGCACAacatgatattttataaattatatgatacaCATCATGTATACAtaatgatataatttttttatggtgTGCCGTGATCTGAAATAAGGCCAACCTAGCCAGTTTCATCCAACTTCACACATTGATCATTATGGGGTAGATACACAGAAACACAAACACGGGCCTTCAACTTCATTCAGGAAATTTATCAAACAAAATGAAGGCATTAAGAAACAAGCACATCCAACTAAAAAACAGGGGACCAAACAAGGAACCTGAAGACAAAAAAATATAGTCTGACCAGTTCCCTACACCAATTATAAGATTTGGAATGATGAACACAGGttcgtttatatatatatataatcacttTGCTTCCAATATTCATCACATTagagaaaaaatataatagggcgcgggaaattttatatataataccaCAAATTCTTGTGGTTGAATAAACTGATGGTGGAAGAAAGATCACAATGAACCTGATTTTAGGGATGAGATTCGGCAAGAGTGAAAGCGGCGGCAGACATGAGCAACCGGCGACCAATGACGAACATGGAGGTGAAATAGCAAAAGAGATAGCTTCTCAAAAATCACTACCGGAAGAGACCTAAGAAATATGATTCAAGAGAAATAAATCCATGAGAGCTGGTTCATTATACCTACGAAATGGAAATCAGCAATAGCAACAAGGTCTCCAAGAGACGAATATGGCTTCAAACCAAAGCGGGTTGCCGATAGAGGAAGGAATTGGATATGGCTGCGGGTCTGGAAAgggaaagtttttttttcttttttctttttccgtAAGGCTGGAACGGAAAGTTGAAACGGAGCGGGCGACTGAGGAGGTCAGATTAtatttagggtaaataccattttgaaccctgtgttttgcaaaagttacagattggaccctgtgttttgttaaatgacaaaatggaccctgtattttctaaaatagtaaaaataggaccctgagcttaatttttgacaacttttttttaatacaaccaatttgaagacaatgcttaatacgaacagatacaaaaaatgtaaacagttttgtcatagcacttttagatcggattataattaaactttattttgacaaaaaatcaattcagggtcctatttgtactattttagaaaatacagggtccattttgtcatttaacaaaacacagggtccaattggtaatttttataaaacagagggtccaaaatggtatttacccttatatTTACAATCCAATTTAATTGAaccaattcaattataaaaaatagtcattttaattattagttgaaaataaatatttaaatttaattttttgtggTAATAATAGTAAGTTATAATTATAAGACTTTTTAGGTACTTAAATAGTGTTAAATAAATTACCACGTGATAATTCTtgattggtccaagtcattaatattttatttttttaaaaaaattaatttaaatgatACGTAGATaatgatttaatatttaatatgcaaatttaaacttaaatatttataccgcaaattactctataaaaaattaaatatctaattacTATTAAATTGAATGTCaaaagttaaattttaattaaattaaattaattattaaatattattttcaaaattcaattaaaaacaGATTGAATCAaatccaattatatttatataataaaaatatatatattttaattaatttttagtagaatttattttgtgttaaattagtaatatttaattgttttcatGATGTTTTGTCGATTTTATTACtttgtaatatttttgttttat from Cannabis sativa cultivar Pink pepper isolate KNU-18-1 chromosome 4, ASM2916894v1, whole genome shotgun sequence carries:
- the LOC115711941 gene encoding uncharacterized protein LOC115711941; protein product: MDPRHTGDVFKHLEKQSELLMEAYRSMSHELHKLQVEEEMLMRKFYEIMSAHGKTKQIEGGSNASDDRKVGDNLP